Proteins from a genomic interval of Gadus macrocephalus chromosome 2, ASM3116895v1:
- the cdip1 gene encoding cell death-inducing p53-target protein 1 isoform X1 codes for MSSDPPPPYPGGPSAPIIEEKNGIPVVTAAPMAAAPQQGANLPPDYGPPPYEASQPGYMHPLGPGEGPMPMPMPMPPPGVFYPPGHFPQPMPGQFGPGPSHMAGHTATVLSPPGAATTVTVLQGEMFQTSPVQTVCPHCQQAIITRITHDVGLMNTLFCLFCFFVGCDLGCCLIPCLIDDLKDVTHTCPYCKGYIYTYKRVC; via the exons ATGTCCAGTgaccccccacctccctaccCCGGAGGCCCAAGCGCCCCAATCATTGAAGAGAAGAATGGGATACCTGTTGTTACTG CAGCTCCGATGGCGGCGGCTCCACAGCAGGGAGCAAACCTGCCCCCGGACTATGGGCCTCCCCCCTATGAGGCCTCGCAGCCTGGCTACATGCACCCTCTCGGCCCCGGTGAAGGCCCCATGCCCATGCCCATGCCCATGCCCCCGCCAG GAGTCTTCTACCCACCCGGTCACTTTCCTCAGCCCATGCCAGGCCAGTTTGGCCCGGGTCCAAGTCACATGGCCGGTCACACGGCCACCGTTCTGTCGCCCCCTGGTGCGGCTACCACCGTCACCGTCCTGCAGGGGGAGATGTTCCAGACGTCCCCGGTGCAGACGGTGTGTCCACACTGCCAGCAGGCCATCATCACCCGCATCACCCACGATGTCGGCCTAATGAACACCCTCTTCTGCCTGTTCTGCTTCTTTGTGGG GTGTGATCTTGGCTGCTGCCTGATTCCCTGTCTGATCGATGATCTCAAGGACGTGACACACACATGTCCTTACTGCAAGGGCTACATCTACACATACAAGCGTGTCTGCTAA
- the cdip1 gene encoding cell death-inducing p53-target protein 1 isoform X2 has translation MSSDPPPPYPGGPSAPIIEEKNGIPVVTAPMAAAPQQGANLPPDYGPPPYEASQPGYMHPLGPGEGPMPMPMPMPPPGVFYPPGHFPQPMPGQFGPGPSHMAGHTATVLSPPGAATTVTVLQGEMFQTSPVQTVCPHCQQAIITRITHDVGLMNTLFCLFCFFVGCDLGCCLIPCLIDDLKDVTHTCPYCKGYIYTYKRVC, from the exons ATGTCCAGTgaccccccacctccctaccCCGGAGGCCCAAGCGCCCCAATCATTGAAGAGAAGAATGGGATACCTGTTGTTACTG CTCCGATGGCGGCGGCTCCACAGCAGGGAGCAAACCTGCCCCCGGACTATGGGCCTCCCCCCTATGAGGCCTCGCAGCCTGGCTACATGCACCCTCTCGGCCCCGGTGAAGGCCCCATGCCCATGCCCATGCCCATGCCCCCGCCAG GAGTCTTCTACCCACCCGGTCACTTTCCTCAGCCCATGCCAGGCCAGTTTGGCCCGGGTCCAAGTCACATGGCCGGTCACACGGCCACCGTTCTGTCGCCCCCTGGTGCGGCTACCACCGTCACCGTCCTGCAGGGGGAGATGTTCCAGACGTCCCCGGTGCAGACGGTGTGTCCACACTGCCAGCAGGCCATCATCACCCGCATCACCCACGATGTCGGCCTAATGAACACCCTCTTCTGCCTGTTCTGCTTCTTTGTGGG GTGTGATCTTGGCTGCTGCCTGATTCCCTGTCTGATCGATGATCTCAAGGACGTGACACACACATGTCCTTACTGCAAGGGCTACATCTACACATACAAGCGTGTCTGCTAA
- the polr3k gene encoding DNA-directed RNA polymerase III subunit RPC10 — MLLFCPTCGNVLIVEEGQKCLRFACNTCPYVHNITRKVNNRNYPKLKEVDDVLGGAAAWENVDSTPETCPRCGHLRAYFMQIQTRSADEPMTTFYKCCNIDCGHRWRD; from the exons ATGCTCCTTTTTTGTCCCACATGTGGGAATGTTTTGATCGTCGAGGAGGGACAGAAGTGCCTGAGGTTCGCCTGCAACACTTGTCCCTACGTACACAATATCACAAGAAAG GTCAACAACAGGAATTATCCTAAACTTAAAGAAGTCGACGATGTTCTTGGTGGCGCCGCAGCTTGGGAAAATGTGGACTCTACTCCTG AAACCTGTCCGAGGTGCGGGCATCTTCGAGCATACTTCATGCAGATTCAGACCAGATCGGCAGATGAACCTATGACAACATTCTACAAATGCTGCAATATCGATTGTGGCCATCGGTGGAGAGATTGA